A window of the Falco rusticolus isolate bFalRus1 chromosome 1, bFalRus1.pri, whole genome shotgun sequence genome harbors these coding sequences:
- the RHOH gene encoding rho-related GTP-binding protein RhoH, whose protein sequence is MLDSIKCVLVGDSAVGKTSLLVRFTSETFPDDYRPTVYENTGVDVFMDGTQISLGLWDTSGSDAFKGIRPLSYQQADVVLMCYSVANHNSFLNLRNKWIGEIRSHLPRIPVLVVGTQTDQRDTGPYSSSCISPIDGKRLAQDVRAKGYLECSALSNRGVQQVFEYAVRTAVNQAKRQNRRKLFSINECKIF, encoded by the coding sequence ATGCTGGATTCAATCAAGTGTGTGCTGGTGGGAGACTCTGCAGTGGGGAAAACATCTCTCTTGGTACGTTTCACTTCTGAGACTTTTCCAGATGACTACAGACCCACCGTGTATGAGAACACTGGCGTGGATGTCTTCATGGATGGTACACAGATTAGCCTAGGTCTTTGGGACACATCCGGCAGTGATGCCTTCAAAGGCATTCGCCCCCTCTCATACCAACAGGCAGATGTGGTATTAATGTGCTACTCGGTGGCAAACCACAATTCCTTTCTGAACCTGAGGAACAAATGGATCGGTGAGATCCGTAGCCATTTGCCCCGCATTCCTGTTTTGGTGGTGGGTACTCAGACTGACCAGCGTGACACAGGGCCCTACAGTTCCTCCTGCATCAGCCCGATAGATGGGAAGCGGCTTGCCCAGGACGTGCGAGCCAAAGGCTATTTGGAGTGCTCTGCCCTCAGCAACCGGGGCGTGCAGCAGGTGTTTGAGTACGCTGTGCGGACAGCAGTCAATCAAGCCAAGAGGCAGAACAGGCGGAAGCTCTTCTCCATTAACGAGTGCAAGATCTTTTGA